Below is a window of Entelurus aequoreus isolate RoL-2023_Sb linkage group LG07, RoL_Eaeq_v1.1, whole genome shotgun sequence DNA.
ttctaacatttgtacagccgatatgggcatctacatcaactataggatttgcctgagaagctggacaggacaaaaaaaaaaaaaaaattaaaaatccgcATCCGGACTTCCGGAAACGcgtgtcctttctgatttcaatgtgtaaaaagacacaaaaagtgcgtcaaGTGTTTTTTCTTGCAGATGTCCAGCTGCTGATTGGACATCAGGAAGTACGCCCCCCTCCGCCGCAGTGGGGCAGCGCCGCTTTGGAGCCCTatgttaaagaggaagaggaagaggaggacgtcTGGACCACTCAGGGGGGACAAGGTCTCCTCGGTCTCACCGAGGTGCCACTCACTGGTGTCTCTTTGAAGAGCGGCGAAGAGAAATCCCCCGAGTCCTCGCCGTTTCATCACCGTCCATGTGGGGAGGACCGAGGGGCGGAGTCTCCAAGACGCCAGGCAACAGAAGGCGACGTAGACCAGCGTGGAGGACCACCGGCGGACAAGATCTTAGCTCCCCTGTCAGAAAGTGACGACGCGGAAACGGCGCAGACTCTCGGCAACAGGAAGACGTCACACGCGGCTAAAAATGGCTTCATCTGCTCCGTGTGCGGCGAAGGCTTTTCTTGCCAGAGCCGTTTGGAggaacacgcgcgcacacacgcgGGCGCGGCGACTTGGACTTGTTCGCTCTGCGCGGAGACATTCTCTCTCCAGACTCAAATGCGAGCGCACATGAGGACACACGAGAAACCCTTCGCTTGCTCCGTTTGCGGCCACGAGTTCGCTCGCAAGTCCATCTTGAAGCGGCACATGCTGACCCACACGGGGGAGAAACCCTTCCCCTGCCCGCTCTGCGGCCGAGGGTTCTCCCAGAAGTCGTGCATGGTGTCGCACGTGAGGACGCACACCGGCGAGAAGCCCTTCGCTTGTTCGGTCTGTGGCAAACGCTTCGCCCTGAAGTCGTGCATGGCGGTGCACGTGAGGACGCACACGGGGGAAAAACCCTTCGGTTGCTCAGTGTGCGGGGAACATTTTTCCTGTAAGAGTAATATGAACGTGCACATGAGAaggcacacgggagaaaaaccctttCGCTGTCCGGTTTGTGGTAAATGTTTCTCTTCGAAGGCATTTCTGCGGACACACGTTCAGCGGCACCAGGGGGAGTGACCCCTTACCTTTCCAGCATTTGTCAATGTCCTCAATTTACCCCaatgtgggactattatgtactcagtggcataatgtgggactattatgtactcagtggcataatgtgggactattatgtactcagtggcataatgtgggactattatgtactcagtggcataatgtgggactattatgtactcagtggcatattgtgggactattatgtactcagtggcatattgtgggactattatgtactcagtggcatattgtgggactattatgtactcagtggcataatgtgggactattatgtactcagtggcataatgtgggactattatgtactcagtggcatattgtgggactattatgtactcagtggcatattgtgggactattatgtactcagtggcataatgtgggactattatgtactcagtggcataatgtgggactattatgtactcagtggcataatgtgggactattatgtactcagtggcataatgtgggactattatgtactcagtggcataatgtgggactattatgtactcagtggcataatgtgggactattatgtactcagtggcataatgtgggactattatgtactcagtggcataatgtcggactattatgtactcagtggcaaattgtgggactattatgtactcagtggcataatgtgggactattatgtactcagtggcataatgtgggactattatgtactcagtggcatattgtgggactattatgtactcagtggcataatgtgggactattatgtactcagtggcataatgtgggactattatgtactcagtggcatattgtgggactattatgtactcagtggcataatgtgggactattatgtactcagtggcataatgtgggactattatgtactcagtggcatattgtgggactattatgtactcagtggcataatgtgggactattatgtactcagtggcatattgtgggactattatgtactcagtggcataatgtgggactattatgtactcagtggcatattgtgggactattatgtactcagtggcataatgtgggactattatgtactcagtggcataatgtgggactattatgtactcagtggcataatgtgggactattatgtactcagtggcatattgtgggactattatgtactcagtggcataatgtgggactattatgtactcagtggCATAATGTCGGACTTATGTACTCAGTGGCATAATGTGGGACTAGTATGTACTCAGTGGCATaatgtgggactattatgtactcagtggcatattgtgggactattatgtactcagCGGCATATTGtgggactattatgtactcagtggcatattgtgggactattatgtactcagtggcatattgtgggactattatgtactcagtggcatattgtgggactattatgtactcggtggcataatgtgggactattatgtactcagtggcatattgtgggactattatgtactcagtggcatattgtgggactattatgtactcagtggcataatgtgggactattatgtacTCCGTGGCCTAgtggtgagcagtgagcagcagcggtggccgcgcccgggaatcatatttggtgatttaacccccaattccaagccttgatgctgagtgccaagcagggaggtaatggctcccatttttatagtctttggtatgaactcacaacctacccatctcagggcggacactctaaccacaagatcattggtactttaacttcacttAACTTAAGGCAGTGCTACCTTGGTTTTGGACAGTTTCCTATCAGAAATAAGGCAAATTCAATAATCTGCCACCAGAaaccaaaaatatgaacacattttAGAACAATTGTTGTATTATATGCATACATGTTCATTTGTTTTGATTTATCTCCGTccttgatg
It encodes the following:
- the LOC133652943 gene encoding oocyte zinc finger protein XlCOF6.1-like, whose product is MLQDLIKERLAAAAEEIFALFERTIASYEEELSRTRESARLRQQREDVHTTHHVLQDVQLLIGHQEVRPPPPQWGSAALEPYVKEEEEEEDVWTTQGGQGLLGLTEVPLTGVSLKSGEEKSPESSPFHHRPCGEDRGAESPRRQATEGDVDQRGGPPADKILAPLSESDDAETAQTLGNRKTSHAAKNGFICSVCGEGFSCQSRLEEHARTHAGAATWTCSLCAETFSLQTQMRAHMRTHEKPFACSVCGHEFARKSILKRHMLTHTGEKPFPCPLCGRGFSQKSCMVSHVRTHTGEKPFACSVCGKRFALKSCMAVHVRTHTGEKPFGCSVCGEHFSCKSNMNVHMRRHTGEKPFRCPVCGKCFSSKAFLRTHVQRHQGE